A stretch of Aerococcus urinaehominis DNA encodes these proteins:
- a CDS encoding DUF402 domain-containing protein, whose amino-acid sequence MRNPREGEYITVKSYKHDGSLHRTWRDSMVLKTSEHSIIACNDHTLVIESDGRRWVTREPALLYFHKHYWFNIVTMIRQKGTSYYCNLASPYTLDEEALKYIDYDLDIKIFPDGEKRLLDVDEYKEHRHDMQYSRDIDKILKANVTELVRWINEGKGPFSKEYVDIWYERYCQLSYQKQKRRK is encoded by the coding sequence ATGCGAAATCCTCGTGAGGGAGAGTACATCACAGTCAAAAGCTATAAACACGATGGCTCTCTTCATCGCACCTGGCGAGATTCCATGGTTTTAAAAACCAGTGAGCATTCTATCATTGCTTGCAATGACCATACCCTGGTTATCGAGTCCGATGGTCGTCGCTGGGTAACTAGAGAACCAGCCTTACTTTATTTCCATAAACACTATTGGTTTAATATCGTCACTATGATTAGACAAAAGGGAACCTCTTACTATTGTAACCTAGCTTCACCTTATACGCTAGACGAAGAGGCTTTAAAATACATCGATTACGACTTAGATATCAAAATTTTCCCGGATGGCGAAAAGCGTTTGCTTGACGTTGATGAATATAAAGAACATCGTCATGACATGCAATATTCAAGAGATATCGATAAAATTTTAAAAGCCAATGTTACTGAATTGGTTAGATGGATCAATGAGGGTAAGGGCCCATTTTCTAAAGAATATGTAGATATTTGGTACGAACGGTACTGCCAATTGAGTTACCAGAAACAAAAACGGAGAAAATAG